From Halorientalis litorea:
CGAGTGGGGGGCCGACGCCGTCGCCGCGGCCGGGCACAAGTGGCTGTTGGGGCTGTGGGGGGCCGGGATGCTGTACGTCGCGCCCGATTTCGCCGAGACACTGGAGCCGCGTCGCGCCAGTTACCGGAGCGTCGAGTCGATGGGCGGGCCGGACTCGTCCCTCCGTTCCGGCGCGCGGCAACTCGAAATCGGGACCACCTCGCCGGCACCGCACGCCGCCCTGCGGACGGCAATCGACACTATCGGCGCCGTCGGCATGGACACCGTTCAGGACCGGGTGGCCGACCTCACCGACTACCTCAAGGACGGATTGGGTGACCGCCTGCGCTCGCCCCACGAGTACGAGTCGGGGCTGGTCACGTTCGACGCCGACGACCCGGACGCAGTGGTCGAGCGCGCCGGCGAGGCTGGGGTCGTCGTCCGCTCGATTCCAGACCCAGAGGCGGCCCGCGCCTCCGTCCACGTGTTCAACACTCGCGACGATATCGACCGCCTGCTCGCCGTCCTCGACGGGTAAAATCACCGCTGATAACTCCCCGACAATGTTTAACCACGCCGGTCCGTCGGTGGAACACAACAACGCGGTCACGACCGTAGATTCCACGTCGTGACGGTGCCCTCACAATGTCTTCCGAAGACGGGTCTGCTATCCACGGAACGGCACACATCGCGGTCGTTCTCCTCGCCGCCGCCGGGCTATTACTGAGTGCTGCTGTCCTCCCCGGGGGCGGTGGGGGCACGCCTCAGTCGCCTGCATCGGACGGCCTCCCGGGGAGCAGTCCGGGGGATGCGTCGCTGCCGGGCGGGTCCGGTACGGGCGGTGATTCGTTCGTTTCCGGACTGTTCGGCCGACTGCCGTCGAGTAGCTCTTCTGCTGGCAGCGGTTTCGGGGGGGCCGGCGACGGCGGGTCGTTCGGCGCGCTCGAAGCGGGGCCACAGACCGGTGTCGGCTCCACGTCCGATGGTGTGAGCCAGAGTCTCCGAAGTCAGTCCTTGACGCCTCACTTCCTCGTGCAGAGTCCGGAACCGGGGTACTGGCGAGCGCGCGCGTACGCGACGTACACGGGGTCCGGGTGGGACGCGGGCCTGAGCGGCGAGACACGCTCGCTGCCCGCGTCTCCGACCGCCGACACCGACGGCCGCCGGACCGTCGAACAGCGGTACACCCTACGCAAACCCGCGCAGGTACTCCCCGCGATGTGGCAGCCCACGGACATCGACGCGTCCTTCGCAGACGGCGTCACGGTGACCGACCGCGGCGCGCTTCGGGCACCGGGACGACTCCCGGCGAACACTACCTACACCGTCGAGAGTAGCGTCCCGATGCGGGACGAAGCGCGCCTCCGCGACGCGGGGACCGGCTACCCCAACCGCGTCGGGTTCCGGTACCGGAGTGTCCCGGACTCGGTGCCTGACCGCGTCGCCGAGCGGACCGCCGAGATAACCGCCGACGCCGACACGCCCTACGAGACGGCCGTCGCCATCGAGGAGTGGCTCGAAGCCAATCGGCGGTACTCGCTCGACGCCAGTCACGACGGCGGCGACGTGGTCGACCAGTTCCTCTTCGAGATGGACGCGGGCTACTGCGAGTACTTCGCCACGTCGATGACCGTCATGCTCCGCACACAGGGGATTCCGGCGCGCTACGCCGTCGGCTACTCCACCGGCCAACCGCAGGGGAACGACACCTACCTCGTCCGCGGCATGAACGCCCACGCGTGGGTCGAAGTGTACTTCCCGGACACCGGATGGGTCCGCTTCGACCCGACCCCGGGCCGCGACCGACTGTCCTCCGAGTCCGAGGCCCTCCAACAGGCCGCACAGAGCGGCTCCACCGGTGGGGCCACCGGCGAGGACACGGGCGACTCCGCCGACGGGGGCGACTCCGCTGGCGAGTCGGAGACGGACACGCAATCAACCGACGGACCCGACGGTGACGACGGGACGAACACCGACAGCTACGACCACGCCGAAACCGGCAGTCCGGGCGAGACGTTCGACTCGGCGGGCACAGCCTACCGAATCTCGCTCGCCGCCGACCCAGTCCCGGGGCGTCCGGTTCCGGTCCGCGTCGAACGTGAGGGTGACCCCGTGGCGAACGCCGCGGTGACGTTCGACGGCCGTCCGGTCGGGACAACGAACGCGTCGGGGATGCTCCGCGGACCGGTCCCGTACGCGAGTGCGGTCACGGTCAACGCCACCGACCCAGCCGGGGACGCCGACGGCGCGAGCCGCGTGTTCGACCTTCCGACCGACATCACCATCGAGACGCGCGGCCAGACGGACCCCGGCGAGTCCGTGACCGTCGCCGCGACCATCGCCGACGTACCGGTCGCCGACGCGAACGTTACCCTCGACGGCAACAGCGTCGGCCGGACGGACGCGGCGGGTGAACGCTCGGTGACGCTACCCGTGAACGAGACGGCCACGGTCGCCGTCACGCGCGGTGCGGCGTCCGGAAACCGGACGCTCCGCCTCGCCGACGTTCGGGTGAACACGTCCGGGTTCGCGCTGCCCGGCTTGTCGGTGACGGTGACAGTGACCGACGGCGGCCGTCCGGTCGAGGGGGCGACCCTGACCGTCGGGGACGCGACGGCCGAGACGGGTGCCGACGGCCGGGCTAGCGTGGGTCTGCCGGTCGCGACGGGCGCGACGCTGACCGCCGAGACGCCCGCGGGACTGACCCGGACCGTGCCGGTCCACTACCGGTTCGGTACCGCCGGCGCGCTGGTCGCCCTCGTCCTCGCGCTCGCCGCCGCGGGGGCGTGGCTGTGGCGACGCGCCGACATCGCCGGTCGGCCGTTCCACCGACAGATCGCCGTCACACTCCGCCGACTGCCGGGCAGGGCCGTCGCCGCGCTGATTGCCCTCGCGGTCCGTGGCGAACGCTTCGCTCGCGATGCCACCGTTCGCCTCGGCCACGTCCGGACCGCACTTCGGGACATCCTCCGACGGGTCTCCTCGCTCCGTGCTATCGGGGTTCCGTCCCGCCCGACACTCTCGCTGCCGGCGGTCGGGACAGTTCCCGGACGGATATGGGCCGCGGTGGCCGGTCTCGTGGCCGCGCTGACGGCGACGGCCGCCCGCGTTCGCCCGTCCGCACTCGACGCCACCGACGCGACAGTCGAACGTGAGACGCCCGCGGCCGACGACACGCCCGACGCCGCCGACGCGACGGCGACGGTACGGCGAGCGTGGCGCGAGTTCGAGACACGGGTGCCGGTCGCCGACACCACGACGAAGACGCCCGGGGAACTCGCGCGGCGTGCGGTCGCCGCTGGCTACCCCCGCTCGGCAGTCCGGCGGCTCCGTGACGCCGTCCGTGCCGTCGAGTACGGCAACCGGGACGCGAGCGAGTACGTCGACGACGTGACCGAGGCCGAACGCGAACTCGCCGACGCGGACGACGACCCGACGCTCACCGACGGTGGGGGTAGCCGATGATTCGGACGACACTCGTCGTCGCCCTCGGTGCGGTCGCACTCGCGCTGGCCGCACTCGCCGGGTTCGCCCCGGGTCTGCTCCCGGGACCCGTCCGGTCGGTACTGGCGGACGTTCCTGCCGTCGAGTCACTCGGGCGCGTCGCGTCCCTCGTCGCGGTCGCTACCGCCGGTCGATGGCTGTGGGCGTCGAGCTCCGACTCACTGCCGCCGATGCCCACGAACGACGACGTCGAAGCTCACGGCCCAGTCGCCGGCGACGCGTTCGACAGACACCTCTCGGACGCCGGTGCCGTCGGCGAACAGACCGCCGAGGCCGAGGCCCGAGTCCGGTCGGACCTCCGACGCCTCGCTATCGACGTGTACGAACAGGCCGCCCGCTGTGACCGGTCGACGGCCGCCCTCGCGGTCGAATCCGGCACGTGGACTGACGACCCTGCCGCGGCGGCGTTCGTCGGCGGCCCGGAGGCCCCGTCCGTGCCGTGGCGCGTCTGGGTCCGGGACGCGCTCTCGGACGAGGGGCCGTTCCACAGACAGACGGTTCGGACGCTCCGGGCCATCGACGCGCTCGGTGACGACACCGCACGGGAGGGGGCCGACACGCCCGACACCGACCCGGACGCCGTCGCCGCCGACGGCTCCGCCGACACGACGGAGGGACACCGATGAGGACAGTCTCACGGTGGCAGGGCGCGCTCGCCGGGACGCTCGTCGCCAGTGCCGTCGGCCTGTTCGTCGCCGACCCCGTGTTTCTCGTCTTGGCACTGCCGCCGCTGGTGTACGCGCTCTACGGTGCCGTGACCACCCCGAAAACACCGTCTCTGTCGGTCGAGCGGACGCTGAGCGACGACCACAGCGACCCCGGCGAACGCGTGACTGTCGCCGTGACTGTCACCAACGACGGGGACCGGACGGCCCCGGACCTGCGTCTCGTCGACGACGTCCCGGAAGGGGTCCCCGTGGTCGGCGGCACGCCCGCGGCGTGTGTCGCCCTGCGGCCCGGCGAGTCGACGACGGTCAGTTACGAGGTTCTCCCACCGCGTGGGACCCACGAGTTCGGCACGGTGACACTCAGGGCGCGGACGCTCCCCGGCACGGCCGTCGAGACG
This genomic window contains:
- a CDS encoding transglutaminase domain-containing protein translates to MSSEDGSAIHGTAHIAVVLLAAAGLLLSAAVLPGGGGGTPQSPASDGLPGSSPGDASLPGGSGTGGDSFVSGLFGRLPSSSSSAGSGFGGAGDGGSFGALEAGPQTGVGSTSDGVSQSLRSQSLTPHFLVQSPEPGYWRARAYATYTGSGWDAGLSGETRSLPASPTADTDGRRTVEQRYTLRKPAQVLPAMWQPTDIDASFADGVTVTDRGALRAPGRLPANTTYTVESSVPMRDEARLRDAGTGYPNRVGFRYRSVPDSVPDRVAERTAEITADADTPYETAVAIEEWLEANRRYSLDASHDGGDVVDQFLFEMDAGYCEYFATSMTVMLRTQGIPARYAVGYSTGQPQGNDTYLVRGMNAHAWVEVYFPDTGWVRFDPTPGRDRLSSESEALQQAAQSGSTGGATGEDTGDSADGGDSAGESETDTQSTDGPDGDDGTNTDSYDHAETGSPGETFDSAGTAYRISLAADPVPGRPVPVRVEREGDPVANAAVTFDGRPVGTTNASGMLRGPVPYASAVTVNATDPAGDADGASRVFDLPTDITIETRGQTDPGESVTVAATIADVPVADANVTLDGNSVGRTDAAGERSVTLPVNETATVAVTRGAASGNRTLRLADVRVNTSGFALPGLSVTVTVTDGGRPVEGATLTVGDATAETGADGRASVGLPVATGATLTAETPAGLTRTVPVHYRFGTAGALVALVLALAAAGAWLWRRADIAGRPFHRQIAVTLRRLPGRAVAALIALAVRGERFARDATVRLGHVRTALRDILRRVSSLRAIGVPSRPTLSLPAVGTVPGRIWAAVAGLVAALTATAARVRPSALDATDATVERETPAADDTPDAADATATVRRAWREFETRVPVADTTTKTPGELARRAVAAGYPRSAVRRLRDAVRAVEYGNRDASEYVDDVTEAERELADADDDPTLTDGGGSR
- a CDS encoding DUF7269 family protein — its product is MIRTTLVVALGAVALALAALAGFAPGLLPGPVRSVLADVPAVESLGRVASLVAVATAGRWLWASSSDSLPPMPTNDDVEAHGPVAGDAFDRHLSDAGAVGEQTAEAEARVRSDLRRLAIDVYEQAARCDRSTAALAVESGTWTDDPAAAAFVGGPEAPSVPWRVWVRDALSDEGPFHRQTVRTLRAIDALGDDTAREGADTPDTDPDAVAADGSADTTEGHR